TGTCTCTTCTTTGCTTAGCACTTTCTACTAAACTGTCCCAACGCTCTCTCAGCCTTCCAATTTCGTTtgacaattttttgttttctttcgtAACTTGGTCGATTTTAATACCATAttccttgaattttttctcctcaTACAGCACCAATTCCTTCATAAATTGTTCCAGCCTTAAgttgattttcatttccGAGTTTTTgggaattttttctccttccACTTTTAGTTGAATGtcattattcaaattcGACTGTAAGCGATTTAGAATCGATATGAGGACTGGATCGTTTATGGGGTTTAGTGTGTCCTGGTATACTGAGTTATCCCAGTTTCTAGTATTACCCACCCCATTTATCGAGGCTTTGTTGTTTAGAATAACTGTACCAATAAGCATATTGTTTTTCACCATTCCAATGCTATTCTCTTCCGGTGATTGCTTTTCAATCAAAAGCTCtaattcttgaattttcaCCGTGATGTCCTGTTTTAATAAATCGATAGCTTGTGAAACGTCTGGACTTAATTCATTTCGATATAAATTCCCGTTCTGTGGACCTAATACTTCGATGGCTTCTTGGTATTTCACTCTTGCATTAGCAAAATCTCCTTTTCGGCATTTCTGCTCAGCGTTTTCAATTATCCTATAAACCTAAATAACAGTATTATGTATGAGTTTGTTAGTCCTCAATGGACAAAAAGGATAAGGCGTAAACCAGTTAACTTACTTCTGCTAAGGTGCTCATTCCGTaaccaaattttttcaggagCTGTTGGTTGGATTTAGTAAATCGGGCGCCACGGTCAGTTGCGTGTTCTCACCTCATACAGGACCTTCTGTCGCATTCTGCGTTATATCTTCCGGTTTTTCCACCCTTTAGAGAACCCCGAAGTCGAAAGGTGGCGCTATCAGTATATGTaatgacaaaaaaaattaagcTTTAAACATACTACAATACAGTGGGGAATCTACAAATGGGAATGATACATTAAAGGGACAATTATCATCGATGAGTAAATAGACAGTGCCGTTACAAAGGAATTGGCCGGAAGTGGAACTAGTAAGGAAGGGAGAGATCATTACGTTAATTTATGATCGCCGTCAGCATCCAAACTTTCTTCCAACTCTCCAACCATGTTTTCGTCATCGACGAGCACGTCGTCCAGGTACGAATCTTGTTCTGCAGCTACATAATCTTCCATTAGACTCTGTACTACTTCTCTCGACTCGATAAATTCATCTTGAACATTTTGCATTGACTGAAACAAGTCACCCACGTTATAGTTATTCAGAAAGGCTCCCTTGGCAAACACTTTATCGAAAGTAGTACATGCATTCTCAAAAACCCCGACCACAGTGGACATATTACTTAACATCATACCGGCTACTTCGTTTTCATTAGGTTGTGAGGGTAAATAAGGCGATCTTCTTCCAATATTAACGTGCATCGCAGAAGATGACCACGAGGGAAATTTAATACGCTGCTGTATCTTGGTCATTGCACGCGATATCAGACTAGGCTCCGCATTGCCAATGATTGTGTTGTAAACGTTAAAATATGTAGGGCTATTCATTGCGGTAGAGACAAGAGAATTAGAAGGGTCTAATAAATCCAGCATAACGTCGTAACTGGAATGGCCCTTATGTGCAACGTCATCATGAATATAATCTGATGTGAATGGCGTGAAGCTGGGGCttagaaaatgaagttcGGGAGAAGGAATCAGGGTGGAGTAGATACTCGGTAAGGACGAATACATGTAACTAGGAAACCGTATGCTGTTCGTGACCGAAGATATTATAGCCGATATCAATTGGTTTGTGTGTTGCAAATCTATGTTCGGGTTTCTAAACACTTTGCCGGAAATATTCAACAAAGAAGCATTATCAAACACCACGGTTGCATCGCTATCCTCTATTAGTCTCCTCAAGGCCAAAATGGTGTTATAAGACTGAACAACAACCTCGGAAGACCTTGCAGGAAACACAGAATACGTCGTcagaattttctttggatAGCGATCACACAATGCTTCTAAGAGATTGGACCCTAGGCCGGAGCCCGTTCCACCTGCCACCGAGTGCAACAATTGGAAACCCTCAAAATTGTCGGTAGAGTCGATCTCCTTATCGATCTTGTTCAGGATATCATCCTGGTTGCGCGTTCCTATATCGTACCCGTTGGCCCAAGAATTACCGGCGCTGGCACCGTCAGAAGCCACCCAAGTGTTTCGAGGATCGAAAAACCCACGAAATGTGTTCTCCATGTCGGCAATGACACTGGGCTCAGAGTCCAGCAGAATGGCTCTTGGCGTAAACCTATTCCTACTGTTTTCACGAAAAAACGGCTTTGTATCGTCTTCTCTTTCTGCGCTTGAATCAGGAAGCTGCGACAGCCCATCGGTGCCTATAGCGTGCTCTTTCGCCAATTGCGACCAGAGAAACTTACCAACGTGATTTCCGCATTGACCTGCTTGCAAAGTGATAATTTCGCCACCCATGGATAGTAATACGTTGGCTCTTTCCACGAGGTATGGCAACCAATGTTACGCCCTTTGTAGCTTCTGTTATGATTACTATTATGTTTGTGAGATTtcccaaaagaaaatactgaCGCGTCATGTTACCCGGTAATGATCATAAATATCAGGGTAACCAATCACAACACGAATAATGGCACATGTGTGGAGCATATAGGCAATACTGCGATGCCTAAAAAAGGTGCATTTTTATGATTGTTGAAGTTTAAACTAGAAGAATgtacacatatatataaggGCGTGCCTTAATGTAGGGAATTGGACGATCGGTTGCATATGTGGGTACTTCGTAAGCCATTATTGCTGTAGTTATTTTGACTGTTTTCCAGAACTTAGCCAATCTTTTATCCTTGGGGTGACATAGCAATCCCATAGGAGGGATCCCTCACCGTAATGAATCGCCTtgtcttgttttttgtaGGAGACGATTACTTTCGATAAGTCTTTTTCGGAAACAGTGGGtgcctttttctttgccttcAGACAGTACTGCACCTGTTCTGTGAATTTGTTTTGGTACGGCGTCACAGTGACTTGTTCGACATGCGCCGCAAATTGGCCCTTTTTAATGATATCGGGCGAATTTTCCCAATCTATAAGACCACCGGCCCAGTTTATCGTACCGGGTCCGTTAGTTTCCGAGCCGCCTGGCCAAACGGCGACCTCTAGCCTCATAGGTGTTTGTGGGTACCTGTATTCTTTGTTGATGGGGTCCCACGTatccttcttcaaaacagTGCGAGCCATTCTACCGTCGACATACCATATAATTCTTTCTGAATCCCAATCAATCTCATAATTGTGGTAAGTTGACCAGGTGTCCGCGCCCACAGGATATCTTTGCATTCTTGTATAATCTAACATCCCCTGCGAGTAATAGTTTAGTTGGGTCATTGTCGGATCACCACCCAGCCACTCGAAGTCAATCTCGTCCCCAATTGCGGATATCAAGTCAAAAGCAGTAACGACACCCCTTGATCTCGCTGTTTTCATTCGCACGCTTGCCTTACCATATAGGAACGACCTGGTCGATGCAACCAAACTTCcggttgttttttttggcataGCCAATACAATATTTCCGCTACTTGCTTCGATTGACGTATAGCCGCTGTGTGTGAAGTCAAAATCTTCCAACATTTTTTCTGCCTCTTTACTGTCCGGAGTGACCAAGAATTTTGCGTAATGTATGATTCTCTTGGAATTGAGTTCCCCTTCAATTACACCCACCTTAGCATTTGCCTTATTTGGAGAATGTTCCTCCTTTATTGGGGGTCTAGGCTGATAGTTCGCGATGAATTTGGGAATTTTTGGCGTGCTAGCAAATTCGAGTTTTAAAGTGGGCACTAAAGCAGGTATAGGAGCGCAGCTCTCCTCGTCGAAAGAAGACCTCACATTACACCCGCCGACACATACCGGACCAGCTCCACATTCATTATATGGCGAGCAGCACGGCCATTCAGCGGGACAAGGTTTATTTGTGGAGCAAGGTATGGAGTTTTTGGGCTTGTATAGTTCTCCGTGGGTGAACCCGATATAGCTAATAAGCGGCAGCAGCTGAAATATCAagttcttcattttctgtatTTTGTGCAAAAGGCCTCAAATATCAGACACATAAACTATACAGGGGCGTTCTTGTAGCTCGTTATGAGTTAATAACTATTAGCTattattgcattttttttacaatcGTCGGGAGgtctgtattttttttgtgacGCCTTTAAAAACCTGGTAGAACGAGCACATAAGAGAGGCAAATATCGAAGGTCCACAAACATGGTAGGTTGACTTGAGAGGAAACGGCGTTAAGACAATAGAAAATGCCGATATATTGAATCGTGGCTGATTTGCAACAACTGCTAAGAACATTGGAGCTGCTGAACTTGATGATGAGTCGGCACCCAACCCAAACATCTTAGTCGATATTTTTGctcatcttttttttttgctcattgaaaaattgcaatGGCGGCTGGACTTTGATTTGATAGCACACCCAGTTTCAATAACCTTCAATGCTAACCCATAATTTTCCAGAGTTCTAAATGCCTGCTAGCACTATGAATAATGTGTAGCGATAAAATACTTAAGCCATGCTAGATTCTAAACTTCGgagtttttcttttcttttcatgctTTAGTTATTTCTATCAAGTGCATTTTGTAAAAGTCCCTAGTTCTCTTGTCCTTCACAAACTCACGTCCACGGAGAAAGCTAACTGGACCAATATGATCCGAATTCGTGTGTTATTCTGCCTATTTATATCCTTTATTGCAGTGGTACAATCGAGTGCTACAATAATAAGCTCTTCGTGTGTTTCTCAAGCTTCACTCTACCAGTTCGGGTGTTCTAGTAGTAGGACTCTAAGTTGCTACTGTAATAACGTCAATTGGCTGGGCTCAGTAACCGCATGTGCCTATGAAAACTCTAAGTCTAACAAGACGTTAGACAGCACCTTAATGAAACTTGCCGCACAATGTTCAAGCATCAAAGTTTACACTTTAGAGGacatgaagaaaatttatttaAACGCCTCAAATTATTTAAGAGCTCCTGTGAAAAGCGACACGAAACTTGTGGTTAATCAACCTCTAACGGCGAACGAGACAGCGTACCATTACTATTACGAAGTCAGTTATGGTACACATCTTAACCTAATGCGTTCTCAATGGTGTGCCTGGGGTcttgtcttcttttggGTGGTCGTGCTTGCTGTCGCCACTGTTTTCAATATTATGAAAAGGATATTCGGTAAAAGCATTGTGCCAAACtccatcaaaaaatcactTATTTATCCCTCCGTCTATAAAGATTATCATGAAAGGACCTTTTATCTATGGAAACGTCTGCCATTCAATTTCCCAACTAGAGGCAGAGGTCTAGTTGTGTTAGTCTTTGTTATTTTGACTATATTGTCCCTAAGTTTCGGCCATAATATCAAACTTCCTCACCCCTATGATAGACCTAGATGGAGAAGAAGTATGGCTTTCGTAAGTCGCAGAGCGGATTTAATGTCTGTTGCACTTTTCCCTATAGTTTATCTATTTGGAATAAGAAATAACCCTTTCATTCCCATAACAGGCATTTCGTTCTCCGCATTCAATTACTATCACAAATGGTCTGCATACGTCTGTTTTATGTTGGCTGTTGTTCATTCGATTGTCATGACAGCTTCAGGAGTCAAAAGGGGTGTTTTCCAGGCTTTAGTACGCAAATTATACTTTAGATGGGGTATAGTAGCAACGATATTGATGTCTGTgattattttccaaagtgAGAAAGTTTTTAGAAATAAAGGGTACgaaattttccttcttaTTCATAAAGCTATGAATATTATGTTCATTATTGCCATGTATTATCATTGCCATACTCTGGGCTGGATGGGCTGGATTTGGTCAATGGCAGGTATATTATGCTTTGATAGGTTCTCGAGAATTGTAAGAATCGTTATGAATGGAGGCTTGAAAACTGCTACGTTAAGCACTACCGCTGATTCCAATGTTATTAAAATTTCGGTGAAAAAACCgaagttcttcaaatatcAAGTGGGTGCTTTTGCATACATGTATTTCCTATCACCAAAGAGTGCATGGTTCTACAGTTTTCAATCCCATCCATTTACAGTATTATCAGAACGACACCGTGATCCAAACAACCCGGATCAATTAACCATGTATGTCAAGGCAAACAAGGGTATCACTCGGGTTTTATTGTCAAAAGTCCTTAGCGCTCCAAATCACACTGTGGAttgcaaaatattcttggaAGGTCCATATGGTGTAACAGTACCACATATAgctaaaataaaaagaaatttagtAGGCGTAGCCGCTGGCTTGGGTGTTGCGGCTATTTATCCACACTTTGTTGAATGTTTGCGTCTACCATCCACTGAACAGTTCCAGCATAAGTTCTACTGGATTATCAATGACCTATCGCACCGAGAAtggtttgaaaatgaactgCAGTGGTTGAAGGAGAGGAATTGTGAAGTTTCAGTCATATTCACTGGTTCTAGTTGTGAGGATACAAATTCTGACGAGAGTACAAAGGGCTTCGACGACAAAGAAGACGGTAAAATCACTGTGAGATGCCTCAACAAAAGACCTGACTTGGAGGAACTAGTACGTTCTGAAATTAAACTCTCGGAACTAGACAACAATAACGTCACCTTTTATTCTTGCGGGCCAGCAACCTTCAACGATGACTTTAGACACGCAGTCGTTCAAGGTTTAGATTCTTCTTCGAAGATTGATGTTGAactagaagaagaaagttttaCATGGTAAGGATGACCTCGGTAATTCTTACACGCATACCCTTGGTATTTGTCGTTAATGTTCGTCCTTTTTCGTGTCTTATCGAACAAATACTTATATAAATCTATAAATCAATGTAAATAATCATGACAGAAATACGTAACTGGTAATAAAACACAATTCAATGTCTCACATGGCCTCCAGATCTACGTTCCATCCTCGCTGTCACTGCTTTCTTCTTGGGTCTGTTGGGAAAGTAGctctttccatttttgcGTGAGCTCCCTTATTGCTTCCGGATTTAAACTCGCTTCAACAAGATCCTGGGGAACATGATTTTCGGAATGTTCCTTTGATGCAAACCTGCAAGTGTTGTGACTGGTCACTAACCTCAGTTCATAGTCCTCATCGCTATTACCTCCATCCTTCGAAGGTACTGCCGTAGCGATTTCATTCCATGAAAACAACAGGGGATCTGTTTTCCTTGAGAATGGATTTACATCaacgatgaagattttattgaaaggTCTTGGAACATAAATGTCGAGTACAAAACTTTTGTCGGGGAACTTGGGTAGAACAACCTCGTGAACTAGCTCATCCATAAGGTCCTTGAACGTGTCTGATAGCTCATCCAAATAGTCATAGTAATTCAAATCACGCTGGGTAGCCCCGACGATGTGAGAATCTTTAACGAAAACTCTAAATTCGAGCGCAGGATTCATGTCACACCATTGCCTAAGAATCAAGTCAAATTTTAAgcccttttcttcatcgcCGTCCACACAGCCCTCAAATGCCCTTTGAAGATCATGCATTATATAATTGGATGCGTTCAAAAGAAGGTACAGTTCATTTACTTCGTTACATCTCATAGTATTGTTCGGCAAAATCCAAGTAGCATCCCTTGGCGCCGACCAGTTCAACTTAGGGGCCACTGCGCCCAGTTCGTTCATTGCGTCGTTCAGTTGCTCGTGCAAGTTCGGGAAATCTAGGAGCGGTTCTACCTCCTGAACAAATTCGGTGGCGGtatcttcatcgtcttccCAGTCACTATaatcattatcttcattccTTATTATTTCCTCTGTGTAAATCGACCTTGAGTTTTCCTCTTGCGGTAGTTTGATGCCATCCTGTTCCAAATATTGAATGAATTCCTTTGGTAAAGATTTAATTATTATAGACTTCGGCACATATTTAGAATATAATGAGGACCAGAATGAGTACGAACAGTGTTCAACCTGCGCCCGTGTCACTGGCATATCTATAAAAGTTGCATATTCTTGTGAGGACATTGTCGACTAGTCTGGTCTTTGTCTTTCGGTTATGAATATCTTGATTTGACTGTTCGCAAATCAAAGCATTTTttagctttcttttttttttctatgtAATAGCTCATCGGAGAATATCCGTTCATTTTGCCAGAAAACCTTTTCtaacaaaaattttgaagtaCTTTTTACTTACTTACTTAGGCGGCATAACTATACTCGATGTTAGTAATATGTACACATAATGCAAGTAATCAggaaaacatttttgaaagagattttttggctttttcgttttgttgtttccttttcaatttcgtGTCGTGGATGGCTTTCAAAATGGCGGCATCATTAGGTTGGAAAGTCGTGGCCATTTCCAGGTCGTTGAGGGCCATATCAGTGTCGTTGACATGATGATAAGCCAGCCCGCGACGGTACAAAGCCTTGGCCTTGGCCTTTTCGTCAGCCGCTTCAGCGTACAACACCTCTGATGAAGCTACTAGGACTTGTTTGtaatctttcaatttcagaGCACAGATGGCGATATTTAAAGGAATAGACACTTTTAATTGGTTGATTTTCTCGATTTGCTCCTTTGGCAAGTCTTCTGGGACATACTCCTTCAAGAATTTATCACACTTAGCATATTTCTCTAAAGCCACCGAGtagttttgttttttgaactGTTCGGTACCAATGTTCTTTACCGTTTCGATTGCCTTGAAAACAGTatcgaattttttcaagtccactttttcatcttgcTTCAGAATATCTTCGTAATTGTCACCGTACTCGTCTGTTGGCGTGGCTTCTGCGTTTTCTGGCGCTTGATAATCATCAGGCAACACACCACAGTCTTCGATCTTTACATCACGCATTGGCTTGTTGTTTTCTTGGTCACATTGTTGATCTTCAATCAAACGAACAATTCTCCTACCTTGAATGACTTCACCAAACACAACATGCTTCCCATCCAAATGAGGAGTAGGAGCACAGGTTATAAAGGCTTGGGATCCGTTGGTGTTTGGACCTGCGTTAGCCATGGATAGGAGAAAAGGCTTGTCGTGTTTAACAGTAAAGTTCTCGTCCtcgaatttttcaccatATATACTCTCACCGCCTGTTCCATCAAAATTAGTGAAATCACCAAACTGGCACataaattctttgataaCTCTGTGAAAGATGGAGCCCTTGTATGATAAAGGTACATCGGGTTTAGTTTTTGCCATACCAGCATTTCCTTCACACAGTTTCAAGAAGTTTTCAGCTGTTTTAGGCACAATGTCATTGTATAGTTCAAACACGATACGGCCTTGTGGTTTGCCTCCGATTGAAATATCGAAAAAAGTCTTAGATCTAGCCATCTTTGCTCTGCGGTTCTCAAACTGTCTTGTTGGCCCGGCTACATTTCAGATGCATCAGCACCTTTGCTATTTTCGACTTACTTAAAtactttttgtttgaacGTTTTCCAACTAAGGCGGAAAAATAATTCTAGAAGCTCATAGAAATACCGTCCCAAAACGCAGTAGTTTCATACTCTGTGAGAGAAAACAGATTGTTCCGATGGCCGATATCGTCTAATACACCACATTATATAGCAAGATACTTTGAATGTCATTTGTGCTGTTTTTCCAAACCGCTACTGGCCGCCCCATCCACGTCCACCGTGCTTACACGCTCCCTGTTGCCGTTCTGTTCCCAGCATTTTCTAAACAACGTCATCTCATTGAAGCACTGCCTCCAGTCGCCGGTCTCTGCGTGGCACAGCTGTAATGCAAGGTTTTCAACGTAGCATCCGGTCTTCGAGATCCTCGTGTCCCATACATCTGGATCTTCGTCCTCTTGCACCTCCTTGTATTCTTCCAACGCCTGCTTGTAATACTCTGAATTCTTACCAGTCTTACTCATTCACACTATATGCTGGTTCTAGCCTGCCAGAAGCTTCCTTTCCCCTTAGTCTTCCTTAGTTTGACACCACTGTTAAAAGTACCTTCAATGGCTGAGGCCCCTTTTTTTCGGGCAATTGTTgcatggaaaaaagaagaaaataaaaacataaaaTGAAGCGAATGGATGAGAAGAGGGGAGGGGAAGGAAAGCAAAACGGAAAAGGTCAAACACATCAAGGACCTATTCGTGAAATCGTTGGTTAGCTTAATTCAAATCgattcttcttcatatttagtttttttgcttctctCAGTCACAGAATATTGCGTACACTAGTTgctctttcttccttttaCACCAGAACGGTAGataaacaagaacaacCCGTCGATCAAGTAAGTCTATCATGGTATTTGGGTTTACGAAAAGGGACAGAAGGGTGCCTGACCTGTCCAGGTACGATTACTACTACCAGAACCATGAGGATTACAACAAGAGCCCTCAATTATCTGCCGCAGCTGCCTCTGCTGCTTCTGCCGCGTCACCGGATCGAACCAATTATTCGAGGTCACATTCGTTGGTTAGCCATGCACCTCCCGTATCAAAACAGAGAAGCTCTGTGAAACCTCCGGGGAGAAGGCTGTCCACGTCGTCTGCTGTCCCAGCATCATCCAGGGGAATGGCCAAGCAGCATTCACAAAAAACATACTCGCTAAGATCGCAAAGAAGTGGGGAATATCATCTTCACCCACCCGGCAATGCCAACCATGGGAGCCGTATGAACTCAATGACGTCTGGTGCCAACTCCAGAAGAAACTATGGCAGCAAAAATAAGCCCGCAAGTGGTAACAATAGCGATTCAAGGGCTAATTCTATTACAGTAAAGACTACACAGGTGACAGACCCCTCTGGAAGGACTCAATCGATCACGAAAaagacaataaaaaaaataaatgggTACGAATATGTAGAGACCACGACTACAACCAAGAACCTGGTACCATTGGGCGATTCACAACGCCACTTCGATGAATTTAGTGGGAATTATATGTTGCAAGACGATGACATCGTAGAGGAACAAGACGGTGATAACATTCACGACATAATGGAGGAAAACGAGACGGATAACGAAAAGTCATCCTCTCCGGTAAGTGTAGGCCGCTTACCGAATGATTCTAACTTAAACATGGAAAAACCAGATTTCCCGCCTGGATCGTACTTTCACCATAAATATTCGACAGACGTCATGCCCCTAGAGGAGGAAAGCAGTCTATCCAACTTTAGTGACGCGTTAGATTATATCCCTCCCACCGGCCAACCcaataataaatatattCATAACCAAAGGAAACAAGCATCGACGgcaagaaggaagaaaaaacagccCGttgtgaaaaatgaagaaccGAAGGTTAAGAAACCATTAACGGAAGCAGAAATGTACGTGAAAGCCCTAGAAGTTGCCAAAAGAAACGTCTATCACACGAACGCACCATCGAATGACTTTTCGACTTCGCTTGGAAGCGACAAACTCAGGAAAAGTAGGATGGGCCAAAATATGACTTTAAGAAGTAATAGCGATTCGCCAACCACCACTGCTAAATCTGGCGTCGACGCTCAACCTAAAAGATTTACTAGTACCTTCTTCCATAGAAATAATGGTAAAAGTGAACCCCATGAAGAGCGTAACCTCTCACTGATCTCGCATTCTAAACCGGAAAAAGCGGTAGATCCAATACCAGAGCCCAAACATGCGAACATAGCGTTGACCGACGAGGAAATGTATGATCAGGCTTTGAAAATTGCACAAGCTAGATACTACAATTCCCATGGTATCCAGCCTGAAGCTATCAATAACACCGCGGCTAAACCTAAGCAGACCAGTGTTGATCATTCGGCGCCTATTGCAAATGTTTCGTCCAATGGAAAACGTTATTCAGGAGAATCACAAATTCCGATCCAGAGCGAAGTGCATGAATACGAATCCGTCCCATTGCAGAAGACAAGAACGGCTGGCTCTTCCAAAAACAAGTTCAAGAGCATGTTTGATAAGGTGTTGCAATTTTCACAGGAAAATTACGGTTATCAGGCCAAGAAAGAGCAAACACAGCAAGCTGCAGTCAACCCTACCACTGAAGAAAGCCTTCAAGTTGTATCCACCTCGGAAGGCGTGCCTGCAACCGGGTCTTTCTCGAATTACAACGCCGCAGCGAATTCAGTTTCCGAGGGCCCTCTCTCGCCTTCACTACAACAGGCAGGATCCGTTCGTTCGTCCTCGAACGGACAAAGCCAAAGCAACATACCCACTCCGCCAGAGGCTGCTACTACGAGGATGATAACGCCTGAACATCAAGAAACTGTGAAGTCATCTTCTTCGCTTTTGCAGGATCAGACTCCACAGCGCCAAGAAAACGCTACGGAtccaacaacaacaacaacaacaacaacaacaacaaacGAGCTGTCCATCGCTGAACCAACCGCATCACCCACCACACCCACTGAAACCCCCGTCGTTTCTCAGCCAATAATGGTTACAACAACAAATACCACCAAGACAATACAAGCTCAAGCTCCTCCCACGAAGCACAAAAAGTCTAGCTTTTTCTCTAAActgttcaagaaaaagagtaGCCGTTAGCCATTCTTCCTAATTCCTAAGTCCggttttgattttttctcttttctttcttgttaaATTTCAATCACTAATGTAACCTAATCTTAATATAACTTTTATACTTTTATACTTTTATAATTACTAATTTCCCCAGTTTAGGCCAATCAGATCACAATGCTCGCAACTATTACTAACGCGCCGGCCTCTCATTGGTTCAGCGCCCCTTTCGTGACccgatttttttttgcttcattGTTAGCCCGAAAGTCTCACAATGAAGATGCTAACTTAAGAttaaatatgaaaaattgatacAAAATAATTGAATTTAAACAATGAATTCAGAAAGGACATCGCCCTcaatttttgcttttttagGTTTATAGAATAGAAACATAACAGAATAAGGCGTCCAAACTCTTTTTCTCCAGTGTGATAtattgaacaaagaaacaattttttgtcCCCCCATATTTCGTGCGCACAAATATTATGTCCATAGTAGCACTAAAGAACGCGGTAATGACCCTCATACAGAAAGCCAAAGGTAGTGCTGGAACCTCGGAATCCGGGGGGTCTGAATCGACTCCCTTGCTGAGAGGCAGCAATAGCAATAATTCAACGCATGATAGCTCATCCTCATCTAGCTCGGATATTATCTATGGTGGAAATGCAACG
This genomic window from Saccharomyces kudriavzevii IFO 1802 strain IFO1802 genome assembly, chromosome: 12 contains:
- the ATG38 gene encoding Atg38p (similar to Saccharomyces cerevisiae YLR211C; ancestral locus Anc_7.325), translated to MSTLAEVYRIIENAEQKCRKGDFANARVKYQEAIEVLGPQNGNLYRNELSPDVSQAIDLLKQDITVKIQELELLIEKQSPEENSIGMVKNNMLIGTVILNNKASINGVGNTRNWDNSVYQDTLNPINDPVLISILNRLQSNLNNDIQLKVEGEKIPKNSEMKINLRLEQFMKELVLYEEKKFKEYGIKIDQVTKENKKLSNEIGRLRERWDSLVESAKQRRDKQQN
- the TUB4 gene encoding gamma-tubulin (similar to Saccharomyces cerevisiae TUB4 (YLR212C); ancestral locus Anc_7.323), with amino-acid sequence MGGEIITLQAGQCGNHVGKFLWSQLAKEHAIGTDGLSQLPDSSAEREDDTKPFFRENSRNRFTPRAILLDSEPSVIADMENTFRGFFDPRNTWVASDGASAGNSWANGYDIGTRNQDDILNKIDKEIDSTDNFEGFQLLHSVAGGTGSGLGSNLLEALCDRYPKKILTTYSVFPARSSEVVVQSYNTILALRRLIEDSDATVVFDNASLLNISGKVFRNPNIDLQHTNQLISAIISSVTNSIRFPSYMYSSLPSIYSTLIPSPELHFLSPSFTPFTSDYIHDDVAHKGHSSYDVMLDLLDPSNSLVSTAMNSPTYFNVYNTIIGNAEPSLISRAMTKIQQRIKFPSWSSSAMHVNIGRRSPYLPSQPNENEVAGMMLSNMSTVVGVFENACTTFDKVFAKGAFLNNYNVGDLFQSMQNVQDEFIESREVVQSLMEDYVAAEQDSYLDDVLVDDENMVGELEESLDADGDHKLT
- the CRR1 gene encoding putative glycosylase (similar to Saccharomyces cerevisiae CRR1 (YLR213C); ancestral locus Anc_7.321), whose protein sequence is MKNLIFQLLPLISYIGFTHGELYKPKNSIPCSTNKPCPAEWPCCSPYNECGAGPVCVGGCNVRSSFDEESCAPIPALVPTLKLEFASTPKIPKFIANYQPRPPIKEEHSPNKANAKVGVIEGELNSKRIIHYAKFLVTPDSKEAEKMLEDFDFTHSGYTSIEASSGNIVLAMPKKTTGSLVASTRSFLYGKASVRMKTARSRGVVTAFDLISAIGDEIDFEWLGGDPTMTQLNYYSQGMLDYTRMQRYPVGADTWSTYHNYEIDWDSERIIWYVDGRMARTVLKKDTWDPINKEYRYPQTPMRLEVAVWPGGSETNGPGTINWAGGLIDWENSPDIIKKGQFAAHVEQVTVTPYQNKFTEQVQYCLKAKKKAPTVSEKDLSKVIVSYKKQDKAIHYGEGSLLWDCYVTPRIKDWLSSGKQSK
- the FRE1 gene encoding ferric/cupric-chelate reductase (similar to Saccharomyces cerevisiae FRE1 (YLR214W); ancestral locus Anc_7.319), which produces MIRIRVLFCLFISFIAVVQSSATIISSSCVSQASLYQFGCSSSRTLSCYCNNVNWLGSVTACAYENSKSNKTLDSTLMKLAAQCSSIKVYTLEDMKKIYLNASNYLRAPVKSDTKLVVNQPLTANETAYHYYYEVSYGTHLNLMRSQWCAWGLVFFWVVVLAVATVFNIMKRIFGKSIVPNSIKKSLIYPSVYKDYHERTFYLWKRLPFNFPTRGRGLVVLVFVILTILSLSFGHNIKLPHPYDRPRWRRSMAFVSRRADLMSVALFPIVYLFGIRNNPFIPITGISFSAFNYYHKWSAYVCFMLAVVHSIVMTASGVKRGVFQALVRKLYFRWGIVATILMSVIIFQSEKVFRNKGYEIFLLIHKAMNIMFIIAMYYHCHTLGWMGWIWSMAGILCFDRFSRIVRIVMNGGLKTATLSTTADSNVIKISVKKPKFFKYQVGAFAYMYFLSPKSAWFYSFQSHPFTVLSERHRDPNNPDQLTMYVKANKGITRVLLSKVLSAPNHTVDCKIFLEGPYGVTVPHIAKIKRNLVGVAAGLGVAAIYPHFVECLRLPSTEQFQHKFYWIINDLSHREWFENELQWLKERNCEVSVIFTGSSCEDTNSDESTKGFDDKEDGKITVRCLNKRPDLEELVRSEIKLSELDNNNVTFYSCGPATFNDDFRHAVVQGLDSSSKIDVELEEESFTW